The DNA sequence GAGAGGAAGGAGCTTGCGGTGATGGCTCAGATGAAGAATGGTGAGAAGATTCTATTGGGTAATCTGAATAACTACCTCAAAGAGACATTACATTTAATTTTGAAAAAAGGCAAAATAACCGCAAAAGAACTCTCCGATGCACTGAAACTTGAAGCAAATACAAGCGGGACAAGGCTATTGAATCTCCACAAAAAAAGGCTTGTAAAAAGGATGGATGAAATAATGGATGGGGGAAGAGTCTGGGTATATGAAAAGATTTAATTGAGTAAATACTGGATCCCTGCTTTCGCAGGAATGACACCACGAATATGAGTGGCAATAATGATTTATTGTCATTCCCGTGTAAACTGGAATCCAGATTAGGAGGTGGCCATGCTCCTTTATCTTGTTCAGCATGCAGAGGCAAAGAGGGAGGAGGAAGCGGCAGGCTTGCCTCATTGCTCCTCTGCGGTGATAAAGAGAAAAATATCGTAGACTTCAAGATGGGAGGGATTGTGTGTATAAAAAGATTTGAAGATGGACACTGGTCTTTAGAGTGGATGATAATACCAGAGGTGATTACATGACAACAATAGCATATATTATTCTTGGAATAATTATCGGTGGAATAAGTGTATGGTTTTTTACAAAAGCACGCTCTCAGAGGAAGATTACCGACCTTGAAAAGAGAGCAAGCAGTGCTGAGGCTGTGATTGGCGAATTAAGGCAGCAGATTCAAATGAAAGATAATGAAATAAATCAGATTAGAAAAGAACTAAAGGATGAAGGACAGTTGAAGATTGAGGCCCTCACAAGACTTGGGGAATCACAAAAAAATCTTGAAGAACAAAAATCACTCCTTGAAGAAATGAAGAAAGAGATGACGAATACATTTAATGCCCTTTCTAAGGCAGCACTGGAGAGCAGCAATGAGATTTTCCTTTCCCTTGCCTCAGAGCGACTCGGAAAGGTTGTTGAGGAGACAAAGGGTAAACTCGGTGAACATCAAGCAACGATGGATGGCCTTATAAGGCCACTTCAAGAGGCCCTAAAAAGATACGAAGAACAGACAAGTGCTATTGAGGCAAAAAGGCGGCAGGATTATGGAGGCATTGAAGAACAGATCAAGATGCTTGCCTCAACACATCAGCAATTACAGCGAGAGACAAGCAGCCTTGTCACCGCATTAAGAAAGCCACAGGTAAGTGGCTCATGGGGTCAGCTTTCTTTAAAGAGGACAGCTGAGCTTGCAGGGATGACCGCTTACTGTGATTTTTATGAGCAGGAGTCAGTTACAACAGAAACAGGACGCCTGAGACCTGATATGATTGTCCGACTTCCAAATGGAAGGGAGATTGTTGTTGATGCAAAGGCGCCGGTTGATGCCTATCTAAATGCAATATCTGTATCCTCAGAAGAAGAAAGACAGAAGGCCTTAACAAGCTATGTGAACCAGGTAAGGGCGCATATGAATGCACTCGGTTCAAAATCCTACTGGGATCAGTTTCCAAAGTCACCAGAGATTGTTGTTATGTATCTGCCAGGAGAATCATTCTTCAGTGCTGCCCTAGAGCACGACAATAAACTTATTGAGGATAGCAGTATCAAGAAGGTAATACTCGCCACTCCAACAACCTTTATTGCACTACTTAAAGCTA is a window from the Nitrospirota bacterium genome containing:
- the rmuC gene encoding DNA recombination protein RmuC, whose translation is MTTIAYIILGIIIGGISVWFFTKARSQRKITDLEKRASSAEAVIGELRQQIQMKDNEINQIRKELKDEGQLKIEALTRLGESQKNLEEQKSLLEEMKKEMTNTFNALSKAALESSNEIFLSLASERLGKVVEETKGKLGEHQATMDGLIRPLQEALKRYEEQTSAIEAKRRQDYGGIEEQIKMLASTHQQLQRETSSLVTALRKPQVSGSWGQLSLKRTAELAGMTAYCDFYEQESVTTETGRLRPDMIVRLPNGREIVVDAKAPVDAYLNAISVSSEEERQKALTSYVNQVRAHMNALGSKSYWDQFPKSPEIVVMYLPGESFFSAALEHDNKLIEDSSIKKVILATPTTFIALLKAIAYGWQQEQLTKNAQQISMLGKELYERINTLVKHFDDIGSAIRKAMDSYNKVVGSMELRVLPSVRKFKELGVTGAGEIPVLDQIDHTPRSLNLLQSDNNNQEDK